GAATTAGCTCAGCTGGTAGAGCGCTGCGATCGCACCGCAGAGGTCAGGGGTTCGAGTCCCCTATTCTCCATCCACCCTTGAAATCCCTCTGCGGATCTGGCCATGAACTGGAAACTAGAGGCCGAGGCCAAGCTCAAGGAGATCCCCTTTTTTGTGCGCCCTGCCGCCCGTAAGCGCATCGAAGCCATGGCCAGCGAAGCCGGCCTGGATCTGATCGACGAAACTTTTTTTGAAAGCGCGAAGGCGAAATTCGGCCAGAAGTAAAAAGCCCGGTCACCCCTGTGGGGTTTGGCGCGCTGGCCGTAGCCCGGTCTCTGCTAAAAGGCGATGGGGTAGAAGGGTTTAGCTTTCAAACCCTTTCCTGCTCATGTCGCAGTCGAAGCGCGAGCAAGTGGTGAGCCACCTGCGTTACATCCGCCAAGAGCTGCGCGAGATGCACCAAGGCGTCATGGAAGACGGCCTGCTGCCTGAAGCCGGCGAAGTGCGCGGCGTGATGGCCCAGATGGAAGCGCTGCTGGAACTCCTTGAAGGAAAAGGCAGCCGCAAAGCCAAAGATGGCGACAAGTGAGCTGAGCTCATCCGTCAAGCCCGGGGAAACCCGGGCTTTTTTAGTGCCCCTGCGGTAAACCTCAGTCCATCTGCCGGCGACGCCTCCCCTGACCCTGCTGCCCCCACCCCAACGCACCCGGCTGCAGCGCAACCTCGGCGGTGCCTGGCCGCGCCTGGAGCGCTGGGCGAGCAACCCCTGGCGGCGGCTCTCGGTGCTGCTGATCGTGCTGCTCAGCACCTTTTTCCTGGGGAACGCCATCGCCACCCTGACCGGTGCGCGCTCGTTTCTGGACCCCCCTGCGGCGCTCCTCTGCGTCTTGGCCATCGAAGCGGCGATCCGCCTGCGTGGTCCACTGCTGCGCAAGACCAGCAATCGATTGGGGCTGCAGCTCCTGGACATGAGCCGCATGGGCTTTTGCTACGGCCTACTGCTGGAGGGCTTCAAGCTGCTCTGAGCTAGCCGGCGGCCAGGAGATAGAGCAGTGCCATCCGAATCGGGATGCCATTGGTGACCTGCTCCTCCACCAGGGATAGGGACGGATCATCGACCAGCGCGCCGCTCATCTCGACCCCACGGTTCACCGGGCCGGGGTGAAGGACGGGAATCTTGCCTGGCAAGCGCTCATGGGTGAGACCAAACCGGCGGTGATAGCTCTCCAAGCTGGTGAGCAGGTTTTGGTTCATCCGCTCCTTCTGCAGGCGCAGGGTCATCACGGCATCGGCGCCAGCCAAGGCCTGGTCGAGATTGCGCTCAATGCTGATGCGACCGCGCTGGGCCACGGGATCGCTGGCCTGCCCGGGCGGGGGAGCATCGACGAACTGCTCAAACGCCTGCGGCAGCAAGGTGGCGGGCGCGCAGAGCACCACATCGGCACCGCACCCGGTTAGCGCCCAAAGGTTGGAGCGGGCTACTCGGGAATGCAGGATGTCGCCGACGATCACGATCCGCCGGCCCCGCAGGGCCTCCGGGGTGGGGTTGTCCGGGTTGAACTGACGCGCAAGCGAAAAGAGATCCAGCAGACCCTGACTGGGATGGCTGTGCAAGCCGTCGCCGCCATTGAGGACCGCGACGCGATCGCCGCTGAGATCCAGGTCGTTCGCCAAGGACGCCGGAATCCCCGTGCAGCGGTGACGCACGACGAGCAAGTCGGCGCCCATGGCCACGTAGGTGCGCACCGTGTCGAGCAAGCTCTCGCCTTTGCTCAGGGAACTGGACGAAGGAGAGAAGCTCTGAACATCCGCGGACAATCGCTTGGCGGCCAGCTCAAAGCTGCTGCGGGTGCGGGTGCTGGGCTCAAAAAAAAGGGTGGTGACGAGCTTGCCCTGCAGGGCCGGCAACTTGCGGGCACCACTGGTGGGC
This DNA window, taken from Synechococcus sp. LTW-R, encodes the following:
- a CDS encoding PCP reductase family protein: MNWKLEAEAKLKEIPFFVRPAARKRIEAMASEAGLDLIDETFFESAKAKFGQK
- a CDS encoding aspartate carbamoyltransferase catalytic subunit, which encodes MSDWTHRHVLDLAAFSLEDYTTVLELAQRFRAMPTSGARKLPALQGKLVTTLFFEPSTRTRSSFELAAKRLSADVQSFSPSSSSLSKGESLLDTVRTYVAMGADLLVVRHRCTGIPASLANDLDLSGDRVAVLNGGDGLHSHPSQGLLDLFSLARQFNPDNPTPEALRGRRIVIVGDILHSRVARSNLWALTGCGADVVLCAPATLLPQAFEQFVDAPPPGQASDPVAQRGRISIERNLDQALAGADAVMTLRLQKERMNQNLLTSLESYHRRFGLTHERLPGKIPVLHPGPVNRGVEMSGALVDDPSLSLVEEQVTNGIPIRMALLYLLAAG
- a CDS encoding DUF565 domain-containing protein encodes the protein MLLIVLLSTFFLGNAIATLTGARSFLDPPAALLCVLAIEAAIRLRGPLLRKTSNRLGLQLLDMSRMGFCYGLLLEGFKLL